In Herbaspirillum seropedicae, a single window of DNA contains:
- a CDS encoding S24 family peptidase codes for MAFPQKLQILLNATGKTRAELAAVFGCNRQRIDDLFSGRVSKIRPGEAELAAEHWRVNPQWLLADEGEMFLQPEQHAQLLRLKSIRDGTEITRDVPGLTAQEQQQIQQLFLALKSRNAEMVRAALGASADQEMIRVPRHALPAAGVQAQLSDDTIVDHLAFRRHWLTGVMGLDPSQLALIDMNGDAMAPTVAQGDLLLLDTRSAQSWRDGLYAIAVNGMLVVRRLCQRLSGQIEIGADNPFYGVETLDAQQVARLDIVGRVVWHGHPL; via the coding sequence ATGGCTTTTCCGCAAAAATTACAAATTCTTCTAAATGCCACCGGCAAGACCCGCGCCGAGCTGGCGGCGGTCTTTGGCTGCAACCGTCAGCGCATCGACGATCTTTTTTCCGGACGGGTGAGCAAGATCCGCCCCGGCGAGGCCGAGCTGGCCGCTGAGCACTGGCGGGTCAATCCGCAGTGGCTGCTGGCCGATGAGGGGGAGATGTTCTTGCAGCCGGAACAGCACGCGCAGCTGCTGCGCCTGAAATCGATCCGCGACGGCACGGAGATCACCCGCGACGTGCCGGGGCTGACGGCGCAGGAACAGCAGCAGATCCAGCAGTTGTTCCTGGCCTTGAAGAGCCGCAATGCAGAGATGGTGCGCGCCGCCCTGGGCGCCAGCGCTGACCAGGAGATGATCCGGGTGCCGCGTCACGCCCTGCCCGCTGCGGGCGTCCAGGCGCAACTGAGCGACGACACCATCGTCGATCACCTGGCCTTCCGCCGCCACTGGCTGACCGGGGTGATGGGGCTGGACCCCTCGCAGCTGGCGCTCATCGACATGAACGGCGACGCCATGGCCCCCACCGTGGCCCAGGGCGACCTGCTGCTGCTCGATACCCGCAGCGCCCAGTCCTGGCGCGATGGGCTGTATGCGATCGCGGTCAATGGCATGCTGGTGGTGCGACGCTTGTGCCAGCGCCTGTCCGGCCAGATCGAGATCGGCGCGGACAATCCCTTCTACGGCGTCGAAACACTGGATGCGCAACAAGTGGCCCGCCTGGACATCGTCGGCCGCGTGGTCTGGCACGGCCATCCGCTCTGA
- a CDS encoding DNA-binding protein, whose product MIEPYKLSAAKRRIHEQGKTIAQWAQEHNFEPRQVYLVINGTLKGRNGRAHEIAVSLGLKSSE is encoded by the coding sequence ATGATAGAGCCGTACAAATTGAGCGCCGCCAAGCGGCGCATCCACGAGCAGGGCAAGACGATCGCGCAATGGGCCCAGGAACACAACTTTGAGCCGCGTCAGGTCTACCTCGTCATCAATGGCACCCTCAAGGGGCGCAATGGTCGCGCCCACGAGATTGCCGTTTCCCTCGGGCTTAAATCATCAGAATGA
- a CDS encoding DDE-type integrase/transposase/recombinase, translating into MADQPSAELLQALLALRERMAATPYGSGTALVHRFAQMLGKNPNTIYTWLRTYAGYRSGRKKRADAGTTVLPEETLHFIAAAKREGVRGNGKATLPTAVAMNIAHGNGIDVTLSESRINALMRQRRLDARAQQQARSHQVLRSLYPNHVHQIDPSLCLIYYTPRGQAIMRDEEFYKNKPASLDKVRLQVWRYVRYDHASGALDVRYYEALGENQHCLFEFLLHTWGQQPHRLSHGVPRLLLWDKGSANTSFAIRRLLDALGVEHRTHAPGHAWAKGGVEQGNNLVETHFESRLRFEPVDTVAQLNAAAAAWVRDFNANAITHVDCRVVRQSGQPMVRDALWQSILRHPGALLQLPERAVCQWFLGGREHTRVVRDLQISFAHPELGATAHYDLSPWAASLGNGQKLRVTPLLMQQGALRIEIDRPGAEALLVQVAPMRDFDDYGRPAHAPVLGQDYARAPVSASQQAAHALAQAAWGDGATPEHAERQRARQAKPFAERNGGRGLVAHSHLGQASLPTRLLPTAQPLHTPALQQQQRAGQASQVLSVPQAVRRLRQALGEHAPADLYGQLKARFPAGHVPLQWVEQSIAASSLVALDQQADWAVK; encoded by the coding sequence ATGGCCGATCAACCTTCCGCCGAACTGCTGCAGGCGCTGCTGGCCCTGCGCGAGCGCATGGCCGCCACGCCCTATGGGAGCGGCACTGCGCTGGTCCATCGCTTTGCGCAGATGCTGGGCAAGAATCCCAACACCATCTACACCTGGCTGCGCACCTACGCCGGCTACCGCAGCGGCCGCAAGAAGCGCGCCGACGCCGGCACCACCGTCTTGCCCGAGGAGACCCTGCACTTCATCGCCGCCGCCAAGCGCGAAGGCGTGCGCGGCAATGGCAAGGCCACGCTGCCCACGGCGGTGGCCATGAACATCGCCCACGGCAATGGCATCGACGTCACGCTCTCCGAGAGCCGCATCAACGCCCTCATGCGCCAGCGCCGCCTGGATGCACGCGCCCAGCAACAGGCGCGCTCGCACCAGGTGCTGCGCAGCCTCTATCCCAACCACGTGCACCAGATCGATCCCTCGCTGTGCCTGATCTATTACACCCCGCGCGGCCAGGCCATCATGCGCGACGAAGAGTTCTACAAGAACAAGCCCGCCAGCCTGGACAAGGTGCGCCTGCAGGTGTGGCGCTATGTGCGCTATGACCATGCGTCCGGCGCCCTCGATGTGCGCTACTACGAAGCGCTGGGCGAGAACCAGCATTGCCTCTTCGAATTCCTGCTGCACACCTGGGGCCAGCAGCCGCACCGCCTCTCCCATGGCGTGCCGCGCCTGCTGCTGTGGGACAAGGGCAGCGCCAACACCAGCTTCGCCATCCGCCGCCTGCTCGACGCCCTCGGGGTCGAACACCGCACCCATGCGCCCGGCCACGCCTGGGCCAAGGGCGGCGTGGAGCAGGGCAACAACCTGGTGGAAACCCATTTCGAAAGCCGCCTGCGTTTCGAGCCCGTCGACACGGTGGCACAGCTCAACGCCGCTGCCGCCGCCTGGGTGCGCGACTTCAACGCCAACGCCATCACCCACGTCGATTGCCGCGTCGTGCGCCAGAGCGGCCAGCCCATGGTGCGCGACGCCCTGTGGCAAAGCATCCTGCGCCATCCCGGCGCGCTGCTGCAATTGCCCGAGCGCGCGGTCTGCCAGTGGTTCCTGGGCGGACGCGAACATACCCGGGTGGTGCGCGACCTGCAGATCAGCTTTGCCCATCCCGAGCTGGGCGCCACCGCCCACTACGACCTCTCGCCCTGGGCCGCCAGCCTGGGCAATGGCCAGAAGCTGCGCGTGACGCCGCTGCTGATGCAGCAGGGCGCGCTGCGCATAGAGATCGACCGGCCCGGCGCAGAGGCCTTGCTGGTGCAGGTCGCCCCGATGCGCGATTTCGACGATTATGGCCGTCCCGCGCACGCCCCCGTGCTGGGCCAGGACTATGCGCGCGCGCCCGTGAGCGCCAGCCAGCAAGCCGCCCACGCGCTGGCGCAAGCGGCCTGGGGAGACGGCGCCACGCCCGAGCACGCCGAACGCCAGCGCGCCCGCCAGGCCAAGCCCTTCGCCGAGCGCAACGGCGGCCGCGGCCTGGTGGCGCACAGCCACCTCGGCCAGGCCAGCCTGCCCACGCGCCTGCTGCCGACGGCCCAGCCCTTGCATACCCCCGCGCTGCAACAGCAGCAACGGGCCGGCCAGGCCAGCCAGGTGCTGAGCGTGCCGCAGGCCGTGCGCCGCCTGCGCCAAGCGCTGGGAGAGCACGCCCCGGCCGACCTGTACGGCCAGCTCAAGGCGCGCTTCCCCGCCGGCCATGTGCCGCTGCAGTGGGTGGAACAATCCATTGCCGCATCCAGCCTGGTGGCGCTGGATCAGCAGGCAGACTGGGCGGTGAAGTGA
- a CDS encoding ExeA family protein, with protein sequence MLLPKHSLTPATCRHFGLLVDPFSNELHSAQDVFLSPGLRYVRESLWQHVRHGGLLALVGESGSGKSTALGALRERLREEERDCVLIEPSVLYMEENDRKGKTLKSAAIVQAILSTLAPTLTARRDAEARARQMQQLLCSGHRAGRRHLLVIEEAHCLPTATLKHLKRFAELKDGMAPLLSILLVGQTELARRLRLNPAELRELAQRIDVIELPPLGREWADYLAFKFSRVGLPVERILTAQGAQALRERLAPAGSAAASQLYPLALANLLRAAMNLAASLGAPRVDADIVKDL encoded by the coding sequence ATGCTCCTGCCCAAGCACAGTCTCACCCCAGCGACTTGCCGCCATTTCGGCTTGCTGGTCGATCCCTTCAGCAACGAATTGCACAGCGCCCAGGACGTCTTCCTCAGCCCCGGCCTGCGCTATGTGCGCGAGAGCCTGTGGCAGCACGTCCGCCATGGCGGATTGCTGGCGTTAGTCGGTGAATCCGGCAGCGGCAAGAGCACCGCCCTGGGCGCCCTGCGCGAGCGGCTGCGGGAAGAAGAGCGCGACTGCGTGCTCATCGAACCCAGCGTGCTCTACATGGAAGAGAACGACCGCAAGGGCAAGACCCTCAAGAGCGCCGCCATCGTCCAGGCCATCCTCAGCACGCTCGCGCCCACGCTCACGGCCAGGCGCGACGCCGAAGCGCGCGCGCGGCAGATGCAGCAACTGCTGTGCAGCGGCCACCGCGCCGGACGTCGCCACCTGCTGGTCATCGAAGAAGCGCATTGCCTGCCCACGGCCACGCTCAAGCATCTGAAGCGCTTTGCCGAGTTGAAGGATGGGATGGCGCCCTTGTTGTCCATCCTGCTGGTCGGGCAAACCGAGCTGGCGCGTCGGCTGCGCTTGAACCCCGCCGAACTGCGCGAGCTGGCCCAGCGCATCGACGTGATCGAATTGCCGCCGCTGGGGCGGGAATGGGCCGATTACCTGGCCTTCAAGTTCAGCCGCGTGGGCCTGCCGGTGGAGCGCATCCTCACCGCCCAAGGCGCGCAGGCCCTGCGCGAGCGTCTTGCCCCCGCTGGCTCCGCCGCCGCCAGCCAGCTTTATCCCCTGGCGCTGGCCAATCTGTTGCGCGCGGCCATGAACCTGGCCGCCAGCCTGGGTGCGCCGCGCGTGGACGCCGATATTGTCAAGGATCTGTGA
- a CDS encoding Mor transcription activator family protein gives MKDAMQLEFPPEYPELLEQMGQIIGRKLVEHGLGREQAQSAAFEIAESIRTEIGGVQQYIPRGLRFQLSRRDQEIFEKFNGQNYHQLAHSYHLSEMQVRNIVKRGLARERAARQASLL, from the coding sequence ATGAAGGACGCGATGCAACTGGAGTTTCCGCCGGAGTATCCGGAACTGCTGGAACAGATGGGACAGATCATCGGGCGCAAGCTGGTCGAGCACGGCCTCGGGCGCGAACAGGCGCAGAGCGCCGCCTTCGAGATCGCCGAATCGATCCGCACCGAGATCGGCGGGGTGCAGCAATATATCCCGCGCGGCTTGCGTTTCCAGCTCTCGCGCCGGGATCAGGAGATCTTCGAGAAATTCAACGGCCAGAACTATCATCAGCTGGCCCATAGTTATCACCTCTCCGAAATGCAGGTCCGCAACATCGTCAAGCGCGGCCTGGCGCGAGAGCGCGCCGCGCGCCAGGCCAGCCTGCTCTGA
- a CDS encoding M15 family metallopeptidase, which translates to MQNSRSLDDLLPAVRQRAQAFLDVCQRQGIELLVTSTYRDLDSQAALYAQGRTLPGRRVTNAKPGQSYHNWRVALDVVPLRAGKPVWGAIGADGALWQRVGVLGESVGLEWAGRWTRFPELAHFQYTGGLTLAQLAQGCQPDGATP; encoded by the coding sequence ATGCAAAATTCACGCTCCCTCGACGACTTGTTGCCGGCCGTACGCCAACGCGCCCAGGCCTTTCTCGATGTCTGCCAACGGCAAGGCATCGAGCTGCTGGTCACCTCCACCTACCGCGACCTGGACAGCCAGGCCGCGCTCTATGCCCAGGGCCGCACCCTGCCAGGCCGGCGCGTCACCAACGCCAAGCCCGGCCAGAGCTATCACAACTGGCGCGTAGCGCTGGACGTGGTGCCGCTGCGCGCCGGCAAGCCCGTCTGGGGCGCCATCGGCGCTGACGGCGCCTTGTGGCAGCGGGTGGGCGTGCTGGGTGAATCGGTCGGTCTGGAATGGGCTGGCCGCTGGACGCGCTTTCCCGAGCTGGCCCATTTCCAGTACACCGGCGGCCTCACGCTGGCGCAGCTGGCGCAAGGCTGCCAGCCTGACGGAGCGACCCCATGA
- a CDS encoding holin family protein, with amino-acid sequence MSALLAAPLLELGRTLIGKLWPDPQAQADAQFRLLQLQQAGEFKELERQLQLMLAQSDVNREDARSGSNFRGGWRPFIGWVCGLGLAYQFLLRPLANGVLAVRGHGMPMPELDTNTLMALVTGMLGFGGLRTFEKQRGLG; translated from the coding sequence ATGAGCGCCCTGCTGGCCGCACCGCTGCTGGAACTTGGGCGCACCCTCATCGGCAAGCTCTGGCCCGATCCCCAGGCCCAGGCTGACGCGCAGTTCCGGCTCCTGCAACTGCAGCAGGCCGGAGAATTCAAGGAACTGGAACGGCAGTTGCAACTGATGCTGGCCCAGTCCGACGTCAACCGTGAAGACGCCCGCAGCGGCAGCAACTTCCGCGGCGGCTGGCGGCCCTTCATCGGCTGGGTGTGCGGCCTCGGGCTGGCCTATCAATTCCTGCTGCGCCCCCTGGCCAACGGCGTGCTGGCCGTGCGCGGCCACGGCATGCCCATGCCCGAGCTGGACACCAACACCCTCATGGCCCTGGTGACCGGCATGCTGGGTTTCGGCGGCTTGCGCACGTTCGAGAAGCAGCGAGGCCTGGGATGA
- a CDS encoding DUF1353 domain-containing protein, producing MSGFTTPADLRMLDNYQWQLLRAFDYHIGGYPSQRIVRVPAGTITDLASVPRCLWAVFPPHGRYAKAAIVHDYLYESAIGSKREADRIFLEAMVVLGVPGWRRWVMYLAVRLFGRGRYGRDRREGPDGRRCGRERDGDRG from the coding sequence ATGAGCGGATTCACCACACCGGCCGACCTGCGCATGCTGGACAATTATCAATGGCAATTGCTGCGCGCGTTCGACTATCACATCGGCGGCTATCCCAGCCAACGGATCGTACGCGTACCGGCCGGCACGATTACCGATCTGGCCAGCGTGCCGCGCTGCCTGTGGGCGGTCTTTCCCCCGCATGGCCGCTATGCCAAGGCCGCCATCGTCCACGACTACCTGTATGAAAGCGCCATCGGCAGCAAGCGCGAGGCCGACCGGATCTTCCTGGAAGCGATGGTCGTGCTGGGCGTGCCAGGGTGGCGGCGCTGGGTGATGTATCTGGCGGTGCGACTGTTTGGGCGCGGGCGGTATGGACGCGACCGACGAGAGGGGCCGGACGGACGTCGGTGCGGGAGGGAGCGAGATGGCGATCGAGGTTGA
- a CDS encoding MFS transporter, producing the protein MQASTLPADGIVSVSNQQRRRAIVATVIGNGLEWFDFTVYSFFAVIIAKLFFPTGNDLTSLLLAVATFGVGFFMRPVGGILLGIYADRVGRKAALSVTILLMAVGTTMIGLAPTYESIGLFAPLIIVVARLLQGFSAGGEMGSATAFLTEYAPERERAYYSSWIQASIGVAVLLGAAVGTFVTASLDAAALASWGWRLPFLLGIIIGPVGYYIRHHLEETPTFLEEKDKTDSPLKEVIRNFPRETSASFSMVILWTVCTYVLLFYMPTYSVKVLKLPQTTGFIAGMVGGLCIMVLAPIVGRLADRIGRRPLLSGSAALILMLAYPMFAYINSAPSLSTLLIFQLVFGTLIAAYTGPILAAFSELFPAKVLSTGLSVAYNLAVTIFGGFASFFITWLIAATGSTMAPAFYVMIAAAISFVGTRFVREPQYLQPH; encoded by the coding sequence ATGCAGGCAAGTACATTACCAGCCGACGGGATTGTGTCGGTCAGCAACCAGCAGCGCCGACGGGCTATCGTCGCCACTGTCATCGGCAACGGTCTCGAATGGTTCGACTTCACCGTCTACAGTTTTTTCGCAGTGATCATCGCCAAGCTGTTCTTCCCGACCGGCAATGACCTGACTTCGCTGCTGCTGGCCGTGGCCACTTTCGGCGTCGGCTTCTTCATGCGCCCGGTGGGCGGTATCCTGCTGGGCATCTATGCCGACCGCGTGGGCCGCAAGGCCGCGCTGTCGGTCACCATCCTGCTCATGGCCGTGGGCACCACCATGATCGGCCTGGCCCCGACCTATGAAAGCATCGGCTTGTTCGCGCCGCTGATCATTGTCGTGGCGCGGCTGCTGCAAGGCTTCTCGGCCGGTGGCGAGATGGGGAGCGCCACCGCCTTCCTCACCGAATACGCTCCCGAGCGCGAGCGCGCCTATTACTCCAGCTGGATCCAGGCCAGCATCGGCGTGGCTGTGCTGCTGGGTGCGGCCGTCGGCACCTTCGTCACCGCCAGCCTGGACGCCGCAGCGCTGGCCAGCTGGGGCTGGCGTCTGCCCTTCCTGCTGGGCATCATCATTGGCCCGGTGGGTTACTACATCCGTCATCACCTCGAAGAAACCCCGACCTTCCTCGAAGAAAAGGACAAGACCGATTCACCCTTGAAGGAAGTGATCCGCAACTTCCCGCGCGAGACCTCGGCCAGCTTCTCCATGGTGATCCTGTGGACGGTCTGCACCTACGTGTTGCTGTTCTACATGCCGACCTATTCGGTCAAGGTCCTGAAGCTGCCGCAGACCACCGGCTTCATCGCGGGCATGGTAGGGGGTCTCTGCATCATGGTGCTGGCCCCCATCGTCGGCCGTCTCGCCGACCGCATCGGGCGCCGTCCGTTGCTCTCCGGCTCGGCGGCCTTGATCCTGATGCTGGCCTATCCCATGTTCGCCTACATCAACAGCGCTCCCAGCCTGTCGACGCTGCTGATCTTCCAGCTGGTCTTCGGCACCCTGATCGCGGCCTATACCGGCCCCATCCTGGCGGCGTTCTCCGAACTGTTCCCGGCCAAGGTGCTCTCCACCGGCCTGTCGGTGGCCTACAACCTGGCCGTGACCATCTTCGGCGGCTTTGCGTCCTTCTTCATCACCTGGCTCATCGCCGCCACCGGCAGCACTATGGCCCCCGCCTTCTACGTGATGATCGCCGCTGCCATCAGCTTCGTCGGCACCCGCTTCGTGCGTGAGCCGCAGTATCTGCAACCACATTGA
- a CDS encoding metal-dependent hydrolase family protein, producing the protein MTKILLKGGNVLDPALGSLFPRHDVLIDKDRIVDVSATPLEVSGARVIDVAGKTVMPGLIDCHVHVLASLANLGLNALQPGSLTSIRALPIVEAMLNRGFTSVRDAGGADWGLAQAIAIGLVPGPRIFPSGKALSQTGGHGDFRPRSDVLEPCSCAFRAGAIARVADGVDAVRLAAREELQKGATQIKIMASGGVASPTDPIGNTQYSEDEIRAIVAEAEAAQTYVMAHAYTGRAIARAVRCGVRTIEHGNLVDAQAARVMHEHGAFVVPTLVTYDSLARDGARLGLPPDSVAKIESVRQAGRDSLRIYAEHGVQMGFGSDLLGEMHQDQSQEFIIRAEILGNLETIRSATSIAAAILQREGELGTVRAGALADLIVVDGNPLQDITLLTGQGEHLCLVMQAGHIHRSR; encoded by the coding sequence ATGACCAAGATTCTCCTGAAGGGCGGTAACGTCCTCGATCCCGCACTCGGCAGCCTGTTCCCGCGCCATGATGTCCTGATCGACAAAGACCGCATCGTCGATGTCTCCGCCACCCCGCTGGAGGTGAGTGGGGCGCGCGTGATCGACGTGGCCGGCAAGACCGTCATGCCGGGCCTGATCGATTGCCACGTCCACGTGCTGGCCTCGCTGGCCAACCTGGGGCTGAACGCGTTGCAACCCGGTTCGCTGACGTCGATCCGCGCCCTGCCCATCGTCGAAGCCATGTTGAACCGCGGCTTCACCAGCGTGCGCGACGCCGGCGGCGCCGACTGGGGCCTGGCGCAAGCCATTGCCATCGGCCTGGTGCCAGGGCCGCGTATCTTCCCCTCGGGCAAGGCGCTGTCGCAGACCGGCGGCCATGGTGACTTCCGCCCGCGCTCCGATGTGCTGGAGCCCTGTTCCTGCGCCTTCCGTGCCGGCGCCATTGCGCGCGTGGCCGATGGCGTGGATGCGGTGCGCCTGGCCGCTCGCGAAGAATTGCAGAAGGGCGCGACCCAGATCAAGATCATGGCCTCGGGCGGCGTCGCTTCGCCCACCGATCCCATCGGCAATACCCAATACAGCGAAGATGAAATCCGCGCCATCGTGGCCGAAGCCGAAGCCGCGCAGACCTATGTGATGGCGCATGCCTACACCGGCCGCGCGATTGCCCGCGCCGTGCGTTGCGGCGTGCGCACCATCGAGCACGGCAACCTGGTCGATGCCCAAGCCGCTCGCGTGATGCACGAACACGGCGCTTTCGTGGTGCCTACGCTGGTGACCTACGATTCGCTGGCCCGCGATGGCGCTCGCCTGGGGCTGCCGCCAGATTCGGTGGCCAAGATCGAATCGGTGCGCCAGGCTGGCCGCGACTCGCTGCGCATCTATGCCGAGCACGGCGTGCAGATGGGCTTCGGTTCCGACCTGCTGGGTGAGATGCATCAGGACCAGTCGCAGGAGTTCATCATCCGCGCCGAGATCCTGGGCAATCTGGAAACCATCCGCTCGGCGACTTCGATTGCCGCCGCCATCCTGCAGCGCGAAGGCGAGCTGGGCACCGTGCGCGCCGGCGCGCTGGCCGATCTGATCGTGGTCGACGGTAACCCGCTGCAGGACATCACGCTCCTCACCGGCCAGGGCGAGCACCTCTGTCTGGTCATGCAGGCAGGCCACATCCACCGCAGCCGCTGA
- a CDS encoding LysR substrate-binding domain-containing protein, protein MRISPLPPLPSLIAFEAAMRHGSFTRAAAELHLTQSAISRQIAQLERFLGKKLFLREPRALRLTVSGQRYAALVQRLLVDCAEATEDIMKRKGHQELTVACSQGVAVLWLTPRLARFRARHPDCHLRLVVNDSLAQLSETDFDMGIYFLRDGPPAGLAARRLYDEEVFPVCSPGYLDGRLLAPEDLRHQTLLTLEDGQRQWMSWQNWMAHNGMPDVRIEHQILSNQYPVLLQLAMEGQGVVLAWRHMIDACMEQGLLVRACQASASLGGGYYAVWPRDRIEHAAARAFRSWLVAESESTLL, encoded by the coding sequence ATGCGTATATCGCCACTTCCCCCCTTGCCCTCGCTGATCGCCTTTGAGGCCGCCATGCGCCATGGCAGCTTTACCCGCGCCGCCGCCGAGCTGCATCTTACGCAAAGCGCCATCAGCCGCCAGATCGCCCAGCTGGAGCGCTTCCTCGGCAAGAAGCTGTTCCTGCGCGAGCCGCGTGCGCTGCGACTGACCGTCAGCGGGCAGCGCTATGCCGCTTTGGTGCAGCGCCTGCTGGTCGATTGCGCCGAAGCCACCGAAGACATCATGAAGCGCAAGGGGCACCAGGAACTCACGGTGGCCTGCTCGCAGGGCGTGGCCGTGCTCTGGCTCACGCCGCGGCTGGCGCGCTTTCGCGCCCGGCATCCGGATTGCCACTTGCGCCTGGTCGTCAACGACAGCCTGGCCCAGCTCTCGGAAACCGACTTCGACATGGGCATCTACTTCCTGCGCGATGGCCCGCCCGCCGGCTTGGCCGCGCGCCGGCTGTATGACGAGGAAGTCTTCCCGGTCTGCTCGCCGGGCTACCTGGATGGACGCCTGCTGGCGCCAGAGGACCTGCGCCACCAGACCCTGTTGACCCTCGAGGATGGCCAGCGCCAATGGATGTCCTGGCAGAACTGGATGGCGCACAATGGCATGCCGGATGTGCGCATCGAACACCAGATCCTCTCCAATCAATATCCGGTGCTGCTGCAGCTGGCCATGGAAGGGCAGGGCGTGGTGCTGGCCTGGCGCCACATGATCGACGCCTGCATGGAGCAGGGCCTGCTGGTGCGCGCCTGCCAGGCCAGCGCCAGCCTGGGCGGCGGCTACTACGCCGTGTGGCCGCGTGACCGCATCGAACACGCCGCCGCACGCGCCTTCCGCAGCTGGCTGGTGGCCGAGAGCGAATCCACGCTGCTCTGA
- the nudB gene encoding dihydroneopterin triphosphate diphosphatase, with product MTQAKPYKIPESVLVVIHSADQHVLLIERADQPGFWQSVTGSKDSLDEPLSETARREVEEETGIVVADAGVDSVHGESNRVPRAHLRDWQLSNIYDIYPVWRHRYAPGVTRNTEHVFGLLVPRDIPVTLAPREHTRHVWLPYREAADRCFSPSNAEAILQLPRYLGT from the coding sequence ATGACGCAAGCCAAGCCCTACAAGATTCCCGAATCGGTGCTGGTGGTGATCCACAGCGCCGACCAGCATGTGCTCTTGATCGAGCGCGCCGACCAGCCCGGTTTCTGGCAGTCGGTGACCGGCTCCAAGGACAGCCTGGATGAGCCCTTGTCGGAGACCGCCCGACGCGAAGTCGAGGAAGAAACCGGCATCGTGGTGGCCGACGCCGGCGTAGACTCTGTCCATGGTGAGTCCAACCGCGTCCCGCGGGCGCATCTGCGGGATTGGCAACTTTCCAACATCTATGACATCTATCCGGTCTGGCGGCACCGCTATGCGCCGGGCGTGACGAGGAACACCGAGCACGTCTTTGGCCTCCTGGTGCCGCGTGACATTCCGGTGACGCTGGCCCCGCGCGAACATACCCGCCATGTCTGGCTGCCCTATCGCGAAGCCGCCGACCGCTGTTTCTCGCCCTCCAATGCCGAGGCGATCCTGCAGTTGCCGCGCTACCTCGGCACCTAG
- a CDS encoding endonuclease/exonuclease/phosphatase family protein, translating to MKLRVATYNIHKGVTSFAGRPRILALKQALAQLDPDILFLQEVQGRHDLNALRHASNWPQQGQHEYLAGDTHHAAYGMNAVYDHGHHGNALISRFEIASIRNQDVSDHAYESRGILHCVVPVEGVEVHCYVIHLGLFAGGRRRQIDALIQAVSTSSPPDAPLLIAGDFNDWTNQLSRTLYQNLGVTEVFDQPQPNARGVMQGLRRLGGLSAPIRPARTFPAMMPWLRLDRIYVRGFRVETAEVLKDGPWARLSDHAPIVTELHLA from the coding sequence ATGAAGCTGCGTGTTGCCACATACAACATCCACAAGGGCGTGACCTCCTTCGCCGGTCGTCCGCGCATCCTGGCGCTCAAGCAGGCGCTGGCGCAACTGGACCCGGACATCCTGTTCCTGCAGGAAGTGCAGGGCCGCCACGATCTCAACGCCCTGCGCCACGCCTCCAACTGGCCGCAGCAAGGCCAGCACGAATACCTGGCCGGCGACACCCATCACGCCGCCTACGGCATGAACGCCGTCTATGACCACGGCCACCACGGCAATGCGCTGATCTCGCGCTTTGAAATCGCATCCATCCGCAACCAGGATGTCTCGGACCACGCCTACGAGTCACGCGGCATCCTGCATTGCGTGGTGCCGGTGGAGGGCGTAGAGGTGCATTGCTACGTGATCCACCTGGGCTTGTTCGCGGGTGGCCGCCGCCGCCAGATCGACGCGCTGATCCAGGCCGTCAGCACCTCTTCGCCCCCTGATGCGCCCTTGTTGATCGCCGGCGACTTCAACGACTGGACCAACCAGTTGAGCCGCACGCTCTACCAGAACCTGGGCGTGACCGAAGTGTTCGACCAGCCGCAACCCAACGCGCGCGGCGTGATGCAGGGCCTGCGCCGACTCGGCGGCTTGTCCGCCCCGATCCGCCCGGCGCGCACCTTCCCGGCCATGATGCCGTGGCTGCGGCTGGACCGCATCTACGTGCGCGGTTTCCGCGTGGAAACTGCGGAGGTCTTGAAGGATGGACCGTGGGCGCGTCTGTCCGACCACGCCCCTATCGTCACCGAACTGCACCTGGCCTGA